The following are from one region of the Nicotiana tomentosiformis chromosome 7, ASM39032v3, whole genome shotgun sequence genome:
- the LOC138896298 gene encoding uncharacterized protein — MAGYEDNVDVAPREAAQQRENIARDTEETTLRNAQLVQLGAMSKEIMKLTLTSIHKKLDAHGSAIRELGTGLQNLEKQVGQIATILSKRIPGTLPANTERNPKETVNVVTLRSRQVLKDPTSVQKEVVLEKESEEKLKNEGDMKKKGKKGVEKNKKEETSRKEDRNESEHMPALPFSQKLYREKLDKQFEGFLDMLRQVNVNFPFTEVFSQMPTSAKFLKDILTKKRKIEDTSMVKLTEHCSTILQNKLPQKCGDPWSFTIPCSLGTLNFDKSLYDSGASINLMPLSIYRKLENECGEIRSAPISLQLTDQTAIIPEGIVEVVLVRVDKFVFLVDCIVVKMEENKEVPLILGRPFLVMSRAILDIHDRKLMLRVSEETVTFEMNVEMWVIKENPAGSVEWRVRISKEKNLVIEKYKCGLNPKKDEKKLSAWMCALVWARRMKPDFDSNPD, encoded by the exons ATGGCGGGATATGAGGATAATGTTGATGTGGCTCCAAGAGAGGCAGCCCAGCAAAGAGAAAACATTGCACGAGATACTGAGGAGACAACTcttcgaaatgcacaactt GTACAACTTGGTGCCATGTCCAAGGAAATAATGAAGCTGACCTTAACTTCAATACACA AGaaattagatgctcatggttcagCTATCAGAGAACTTGGCACTGGTTTGCAGAACTTGGAGAAGCAAGTGGGGcaaattgcaacaatattatctaagagaatcccaggtactctgCCAGCTAATACcgagagaaatcccaaagaaacagtgaatgttgtgaccttgagaagcagGCAAGTGCTGAAAGATCCCACTTCAGTACAAAAAGAGGTggtacttgaaaaagaaagtgaggAGAAGTTGAAAAATGAAGGTGATATgaagaagaaaggaaagaaaGGAGTTGAGAAAAATAAGAAAGAGGAAACTTCGAGAAAGGAAGATCGAAATGAGAGCGAGcacatgcctgctctacctttttCCCAAAAGCTGtatagagaaaagttggacaagcagtttgaaggatttctagatatgctgagGCAGGTTAATGTAAACTTTCCATTCACAGAAGTGTTCTCACAAATGCCAACTtctgccaaattcttgaaggatatccttacaaagaagaggaagatagaagatacctcaatggtcaagctcacagagcattgcagcacaatcttgcaaaacaaactcccacaaaagtgtggtgATCcatggagttttactataccttgctcgttaggcactcttaattttgataaatcgTTATATGATTCgggtgcctcaattaatctaatgcctttgtctatttacaggaagctGGAGAATGAGTGTGGGGAGATAAGGTCtgcgccaatatctttgcagctgacAGACCAAACAGctataatacccgaggggatagtggaagttGTTTTAGTTCgtgtagataagtttgtatttcttgTAGATTGCATTGtggtgaagatggaggagaataaagaggtccctcttatcttaggaagaccattcttagtgaTGAGCAGAGCAATATTAGACATACATGAtagaaagctcatgcttagagtgagTGAGGAGACGGTGACCTTCGAGATGAATGTAGAGATGTGGGTGATAAAAGAGAATCCAGCTGGAAGTGTAGAGTGGAGAGTGAGAATCTCGAAAGAGAAGAACTTAGTGATTGAGAAATATAAGTGTGGGTTGAACCCCAAGAAGGATGAGAAGAAGTTGTCCgcgtggatgtgtgcactagtttgGGCACGAAGAATGAAGCCCGACTTTGACTCAAACCCCGACTAG